The region GCGTAGCGCGGGTCGCGCGTGACCGCCGGCACGTGGTGGGCGGTGTTGTGCAGCGCCGTCGCCGCCGCCCACCGCGCCAGCAACGCCGGCCCCGCCGCCGCGAGCAGATCGCCGCCGCCCGCCAGCGCCGCGGCGCACGCGGCCCGGGTGTCGTCGTCGAGATCGTGCAGGTCGGCCAGGCCGAGCGCGCCCAGGCCGTAGGCGCGGATGACGTAGCCGTCGATCGTGCGCACGCCCAGGTCGGTCATGCGCGCCAGCAGCGGCTCGGCGTAGCGGGCCGCGCGGGCGTACCCGCCCGGCTGCAGCAGATCGCTGCAGACCGTGACCGGCACCAGGCCCAGCGCGACCGCGTCGGCGAAGTTGCCGCGATCGATCCCGGCCGAGAACGAGATCGCGAAGCGCCCGCCGAAGCTCTTCCGGAACGCCTGCACCAGGTTCATCGCCAGCACGTGCAGCGGCGGCCCCGACAGGTACATCTCCTGCTCGGACGCGGGGAAGAACGCGCGGTTGTTCTCGACGATCAGCGTGTTCGTGAACTTGACCCCGAACGACCGCCCGAGCGCGGCCGCGCGCGTGCCCAGCCGGTCGACGAAGCCCTGCATCTGCGCCCACGTCGCGTCGCGCGTGAACGCGCTGTCGGGCACGACCACGTCGCGGTAGCCCAGCACGTCGTGCAAGAGCTCGCGCAGCCGGGCCGGGCCCAGGAGCATCGGGTTGAGCTTGACGTTGCAGTCGAGCTCGTCGTGCTCGAGCAGGTACGCCAGGATCCGCTCGATCTCGTCGGGCGGGCAGCCGTGGAAGGTCGACAGGGTCAGCGTGTCGGCCAGCCGGGTCGGGTAGTCGAGGTCGCGGTACGCGGCGTACTCGGCCGGCAGCTCGGCCCGCAGCCGGTCGACGATCGGCCGCGCGTCCTTGAGCCCGGCGATGAAGCGCTGGATCGGCGCGCTCTGGACGCCGGCCAGGTCGTAGCCGACGCTCATGTCGTAGGTGACGCGCTCGAAGCCGGGCACGATCGGCACCTTGCCGCTGGCGCGCAGGATCTCGATCAGCATCGCGCCCTTGACGTACTCGTCGAGCGACTCGGCCAGGCGCAGCTCCTGGCTCCACTCGACGTTGTAGCCGACGGTCTGCATGTCGATGCACGGGCGCGGGATGACCAGGTCGTCCTTGATCTGGACGGTCTTGAGCTCCATCACCCGGCAGCCGGCCAGCCACGACAGCACCAGGTTCTGCGCCATCTGGGTCTGCGGCCCCGCCGCCGGCCCCAGCGGCGACGACGGCGCGTGGCCGTGGAAGCGCACCGACAGATCGTGGGCGGGGCTGCCGTAGAAGCCCTTGGCGATCGGCAGGTCGAAGATCGAACCACGCTCGTCGAGCTCGCGCAGCGCGCGCCGGACGAGGGCCGCGAATGGGTACGGGCGGAGGTCAGCCATGCTGGGCCGATGGTACGCCCCTGGCTCGGCGGCGCGGGCCGCGGCCGGGGGCGCGACCGAACGCCGCGGCCCGTCGGTCAGAGGTAGACGTTGACCGGCAGGCCGGCCTCGCGCCACAGCGCCGTCCCGACCAGGAACAGCACCAGCTGGGCGGTGCCGACGTGGGTCAGGACGATGCAGTCCCGCGGCGTGAGCCCGCGCCGCCACCAGCGGCGGTAGAGCACCAGCTGCACGAGCGGCGCGACCAGCATCAAGAGCTCGCGCAGCCCGAGCTGGCCGGCCCCGACCGCGGCCACCAGCACGACCGACGCCCCAGCAGCAGCGCGTCGATGATCTGGCGCGCGCGCGCCGGGCCGTGCACCACCGGGTAGGTCGGCACGCCCTCGGCGCGATCGCCCTCGAGGTCGCGCAGGTCGTACAGGATCTCGTAGGTCAGCTCGAACGGGATGAAGAACAGCACCAGCGCGATGATCGCCGCGTCGCTGATGACCAGCGGCGTGCCGTCGTGGATCGCCGCCGCCAGCGGGTAGACGAAGCACGTCAGCACGAACAGCAGCGCCGAGCCGAAGTTCTTCCAGAAGTACATCTCCTTGAAGCGCGTGAGCCCGCGCAGCGACGGCACGATCGGGTAGTTGTAGCCGAGCCCGATCACCTGGACCGCGATCCGCCACGGCGTCAGCGCCGGCAGCGCCAGGTGGGTCGCGCCGATCGAGCCCACCAGCAGCGCCACCGAGCCCCACGTGATCAGCCGCTGGTGGCGCGCGACCCGGGCCGTGCCGCGGATGCCGTTCTTGGCGTCCTCGGCCAGGTCGGTCACCCGGTTCATGATGTTGATCAGGAACCAGTCGAGGCCGGCGATCGCGCCGATCGCCCACGGGTACCGCCCGGTCATGAGCCACCCGAACACCACGGCGGCGACCGCGCCGATCAAGAGGATGTGGAAGCGCGTGATCGCGGCGGCGTCGGCCACGGCCGCGCGCAGCCGGCTCTCGGGCGGGGTCATCGGCGCCACTGTACAAGCCCGGCCGGGCGATGGGTCGGTCGGCGCCGCCGCGCGCGCGATCGCCGCCGCCGCGCGCGCGATCGCCGCGCTGCCCGCGCCGCGGTCAGCGCCCACGCCGGGCGAACACGTCCTGGCGCGCGGTCGCGCAGATCGCCGCGACCGCGGCGTGGCGGATCGTGCGCTCGGTCGAGATGGCGTAGAAGCGCTGGCGCAGCGCCGGCAGCCGCGCCACGACCTCGACCCGCTGCCGCCGACAGACCTCGGCCTCGATCACCGTCGGCACCGCGAACACGCCCAGGCCGCGCTCGCCCAGCGCCTCGACCAGCGCGAGGTCGTCGAGCTCGGCGATGATCTTCGGGCGCACGTCGACCGCCGCGACCCACGCGTCGAGGGCGCGCCGCACCGCCGACCGCGCCCCCGGCATCAGGAACGGCGCGCCGCGCAGGCGCGCAGGCGCCCGGCCGGTCAGGCGCCGGGCCAGGCTCGGCGCCGCCACCAGCACGGTGCCGCACTCGCCGAGCAGGTGGCTCCACACCCGCACCGGGCTGGGGCTGGGCGCGGGCCCGTCGGCCAGGACCACCTCGACCGCGCCGGTCGCCAGCTCGGCCAGGAAGTCCGCGGCCGGGCGATCGTCGCGGCCGACGATCCGCACCGGCGGCTCCAGGCGCAGCGCCGGCTCGAGCATCCGGTACACCATCGCCCGCGGCACCGCGTCGTCGATCCCGATCACCAGCGACGGCGGCGGCGGCGGCCCGTCCTGGTCGAGCCGGTCGAGCAGGCCGGTCCCGAGCGCGAAGATCTGCTCGGCGTAGCGCAGCGCGGTGCGCCCGGCCTCGGTCACCACCAGGCCGCGGCCCTTGCGGGCGAACAGCCGCACGCCGATCACCCGCTCGAGCTGGTGGATCTGGGCGCTGATCGTCTGCGGCGCCAGGCCCAGCTCGGCGCTGGCCGCGGCGACCGACCCCAGCCGGGCCGTCGCCCAGAAGTACTGGAGGTGGTGGTAGTTCAGCCAGCGCGGCACGCCCTACCATACATCGGTTTTTACGATGGGTTAGCGTAACAATTCCTCCTGGTCGAACGATGCCTCGACGCGGTACCACCGCGCCATGTCCACCGCGCCGGTCGTCGATCCCAGCACCCGCCTCCGCACCCTCATCGCCTCCGTCGACCACGAGCTGGCCCAGGCCGCGCCGGCGCCGGCGCTCCAGGGCGCGTTCGCGGCCCTGGTCGAGGCCCTCGCGCTCGGCCCGGAGCCGGAGATGCGGGCGTGCCCGGCGTGCCAGGCCCCGTGCCGCGCCAACGCCCAGCGCTGCGGCTTCTGCTGGCAGGTGCTGCCGGCCCTGGCCGCCGTCGCCCCCGTCGTCGCGCCGCTCGCCAAGCCCGAACCGGCCGCGCCGACGCCGACCGCCGGGACCGCGTGAGCACGCCCCACAGCGCGACCGCGCTCGACGGGCCCGACCTCGGCGCCCCCTGGATGCTGGTGGTCGACGGCGTCAGCCCGCGCCGGCATCGGATGACCGCCACGCTCGATCAGCTCGGCTACCGGACCTTCGGCGTCTGGACCCCGCTCGGCGCGATCGATCTCCTCGACCGCGGCGACGACCGCGTCGTGTTCGCGGCCATCGCCGAGGACGCCCGCGACGGCCACCTGCTGCGCGCGTTCCTGACCGAGCACCACCCCGAGGTCCACGTCGTCGTGATCGCCGACCGGATCCGCGCCGGCACGATCGTCGAGGCCGCCCTCGGCGGCGCCGCCAGCGCGTGGCAAGGCGCCCCGCCGCGTCCACCTGAGGCGTGAGCCGTCAGCGGCCGGCGGTCTGACGCAGGAGCGCCGCGTCGAACTGCGTCGGCGGCACCTTGAGCGCGCGGTACGACACGTCGCCGGCCAGGCCGACCTCGAGGACCACGTCGCCGTCGGCGTCGAGCTCGGTGAGCACGCGCGGATCGTCGGCGACGAAGCCCCAGGCGATCACGGTCGTCCCGTCGGCGTGGCGCCGACAGCCGCCCTGGTGCCCGCTCTGGGCGGCGCCGAGGTGCTGCCACACCAGCGTGGCCGTGCCCGCGACCTGATCGAGCGCGTACTCGGCGCAGCGCGCCACGCCGGGCACCGCCACGCCGTGGTTGTCGTACAGCATGACGTTGCCGCTCGGCAGGAACCGCGCGTCGTGCTGCTTGTAGAAGGCCGTCTGCGGATCGGCCGTGACCGCGAGGTACGCGGCGCCGTCGCGGTTGACCGGGCTGCCGCCGACCTTCCACGCGACCTGCCCCGAGGTCCGCTCGACGTAGAACAGCGCGTCGGCGTGACGCATCGACACCAGCAGGTTGCCGGCGGCGTCGACCTCGATCGAGTTGCAGTGGAACACGTCGACCACCATCGTGCCGTCGACGTCGTTGGTCGCGGGCTCGAGGCACTCCTCGACCGGGTCGACGTGATCGCTGGCGCGCCACGCCCAGACCAGGTTGCCCGCGGGATCGACCTCCTGGACCTCGCAGTCGGCGATGGTCTCGTCGGCGCCGAACGTGCTCAGGCCGGTCAGGTCGACGTGCGGCACCAGCGGGTAGCTCAGCAACACGTGGTTGCCGTTGGGGCGCTGCACCAGCTCGTGGACGTCGGTCGGCGGGCCGACGGTCTGGACCGACGTGGTCGCGTCGGTCGCGAGGTCGCGCACCACGAACGCCGTCGTCGGGCTGGTGCCGTAGGGGAACGGCTGCGAGTCCGGCACCGAGGCGATCGTGTTGGGCGCCGGCGAGCTGACGTTGACGACGCGCGTGCCGCGCCGGTACCAGACCGGCGTGCCCTGGGTGTCGAGCACCGCCGCGAACAGGACGCTGTTGACCAGGTACCAGCCCGGCGTCGGCGCGCCGACCTCGGGGTGCGTGGCGACCGTCACGACCGGGAAGTCGGCCGGCAGGCACCGCACCCAGTACTGGTCGCGCACGGACACCAGCTCGTCCTCTTG is a window of Myxococcales bacterium DNA encoding:
- a CDS encoding glutamate synthase, which gives rise to MADLRPYPFAALVRRALRELDERGSIFDLPIAKGFYGSPAHDLSVRFHGHAPSSPLGPAAGPQTQMAQNLVLSWLAGCRVMELKTVQIKDDLVIPRPCIDMQTVGYNVEWSQELRLAESLDEYVKGAMLIEILRASGKVPIVPGFERVTYDMSVGYDLAGVQSAPIQRFIAGLKDARPIVDRLRAELPAEYAAYRDLDYPTRLADTLTLSTFHGCPPDEIERILAYLLEHDELDCNVKLNPMLLGPARLRELLHDVLGYRDVVVPDSAFTRDATWAQMQGFVDRLGTRAAALGRSFGVKFTNTLIVENNRAFFPASEQEMYLSGPPLHVLAMNLVQAFRKSFGGRFAISFSAGIDRGNFADAVALGLVPVTVCSDLLQPGGYARAARYAEPLLARMTDLGVRTIDGYVIRAYGLGALGLADLHDLDDDTRAACAAALAGGGDLLAAAGPALLARWAAATALHNTAHHVPAVTRDPRYAHAANKKPPRKLGSHLALFDCVTCSKCVPVCPNDANFTFTLPAVTQPIVFVRQVGAAWAARTDGALTIERALQFANFADFCNECGNCDVFCPEDGGPYAIKPRFFGTAADWRRFATHDGFAVEVVDGERRVLGRIDGRELSLTPRGARVRYVGPGFDLTLDPDDPVATLAGVADGEVDLTPLQLLRWIDAAVFSAPTVNYLNAGVAEVAS
- a CDS encoding UbiA family prenyltransferase; the protein is MTPPESRLRAAVADAAAITRFHILLIGAVAAVVFGWLMTGRYPWAIGAIAGLDWFLINIMNRVTDLAEDAKNGIRGTARVARHQRLITWGSVALLVGSIGATHLALPALTPWRIAVQVIGLGYNYPIVPSLRGLTRFKEMYFWKNFGSALLFVLTCFVYPLAAAIHDGTPLVISDAAIIALVLFFIPFELTYEILYDLRDLEGDRAEGVPTYPVVHGPARARQIIDALLLGRRSCWWPRSGPASSGCASS
- a CDS encoding LysR family transcriptional regulator, with amino-acid sequence MPRWLNYHHLQYFWATARLGSVAAASAELGLAPQTISAQIHQLERVIGVRLFARKGRGLVVTEAGRTALRYAEQIFALGTGLLDRLDQDGPPPPPSLVIGIDDAVPRAMVYRMLEPALRLEPPVRIVGRDDRPAADFLAELATGAVEVVLADGPAPSPSPVRVWSHLLGECGTVLVAAPSLARRLTGRAPARLRGAPFLMPGARSAVRRALDAWVAAVDVRPKIIAELDDLALVEALGERGLGVFAVPTVIEAEVCRRQRVEVVARLPALRQRFYAISTERTIRHAAVAAICATARQDVFARRGR
- a CDS encoding aryl-sulfate sulfotransferase, yielding MSTRAVLLAGVLSVAATGCGDDLDDAPPGDIVGIELSPLALTPSFAPDVHDYYVRCAAGANPVTLTVTDTVRTETKQLVLQEDELVSVRDQYWVRCLPADFPVVTVATHPEVGAPTPGWYLVNSVLFAAVLDTQGTPVWYRRGTRVVNVSSPAPNTIASVPDSQPFPYGTSPTTAFVVRDLATDATTSVQTVGPPTDVHELVQRPNGNHVLLSYPLVPHVDLTGLSTFGADETIADCEVQEVDPAGNLVWAWRASDHVDPVEECLEPATNDVDGTMVVDVFHCNSIEVDAAGNLLVSMRHADALFYVERTSGQVAWKVGGSPVNRDGAAYLAVTADPQTAFYKQHDARFLPSGNVMLYDNHGVAVPGVARCAEYALDQVAGTATLVWQHLGAAQSGHQGGCRRHADGTTVIAWGFVADDPRVLTELDADGDVVLEVGLAGDVSYRALKVPPTQFDAALLRQTAGR